In one Rhopalosiphum padi isolate XX-2018 chromosome 3, ASM2088224v1, whole genome shotgun sequence genomic region, the following are encoded:
- the LOC132924387 gene encoding protein CutA homolog, with translation MYKCGIHSIVHVTAPSIEFAKSLARGIITKDLAACVNLIPNVTSIYKWKGEVTEDSEILMIIKTRTSRIEDLTNYVKSAHPYEVCEVISTKIENGNLPYLKWISECVAETSEDLVIDTNKIDLSETKK, from the exons ATGTACAAATGTGGAATACATTCTATTGTACATGTTACTGCACCGTCAATTGAATTCGCAAAAAGTTTAGCTCG tggTATTATAACAAAAGATCTTGCAGCTTGTGTAAATTTGATTCCTAATGTTACATCAATTTATAAATGGAAAGGTGAAGTAACAGAAGACTCTGAAATACTGATG attattaaaacACGGACTTCGAGAATAGAAGATTTAACTAATTATGTTAA gtccGCTCACCCATATGAAGTCTGTGAAGTAATTTCTACTAAA atAGAAAATGGTAATCTTCCTTACTTGAAATGGATATCAGAATGTGTAGCAGAAACTTCTGAAGATTTAGTTATTGATACTAACAAGATTGATTTAtctgaaactaaaaaataa
- the LOC132924386 gene encoding ER membrane protein complex subunit 4 — translation MTTIKSKTFKWSLDFTRNKHEKSTTDNVSPPGYSQLAGQNGTELTRDSESSRLIIKKSWDLALGPLKQVPMNLFIMYMAGNSISIFPIMMVGMLIVRPVKALFTLQTTFKTIEGTQAWGQKFIFFIGNCVNIVLALYKCQSMGLLPTHASDWLAFINQPTRMEYSGGGFVLS, via the exons ATGACCACAATCAAAAGTAAAACCTTTAAGTGGTCGTTGGATTTTACCAG AAACAAACATGAAAAGTCAACAACAGACAATGTTAGTCCGCCAGGATATAGTCAATTAGCTGGACAAAATGGTACTGAATTGACAAGAGACAGTGAATCGAGTCGactaattatcaaaaaatcttGGGATCTAGCCTTAGGACCATTAAAACAA GTAcccatgaatttatttattatgtatatggccGGAAACTCCATTTCCATTTTTCCAATCATGATGGTTGGTATGTTGATAGTGAGACCAGTCAAAGCATTATTTACACTACAAAcga catttaaaaccattgaaggAACTCAAGCATGGGGtcaaaaatttatattcttCATTGGAAATTgcgttaatattgttttagcgTTATATAAATGCCAGTCTATGGGTTTATTACCAACACATGCATCAGATTGGCTTGCATTTATCAATCAACCTACTAGAATGGAATACTCTGGAGGTGGTTTTGTTTTGAGTTAA